The sequence GACGGACTTCGCGTCGAGCTTGCGCGCCTCCATGCCGCGGATGCGCGACTGCAGCTCGCCGACCCGGTCGAACCGGGTGTCGGGGGACGCAGCCGCTACAAGACTCACCAGTACATCTTCGAACATACGTTCGAATACGGCAACCCGGAGGAGGACGCTCGGCCGCCGGCAACAGTCGAGCTTACGCACGACATGTCGCTTGCGTAGCGGCTCCGATCGGCGACGAACGGGGCGTACCAGGCTGCGCCCAGCACGTACTAGGCGAGGGCTGCCAAGGTGACGGCCGGCCGATTCAGATGAGCGAACGCAGTGAGCATGGAGACTCCCGTCAGGCTCGCTTCGAGCGCATCGCTTTGAGCTGCTTCTTCGAGGAATCAGCGGCAAAGGATCGGTATTCGTCGGAGCCGAGCGGCACGAGAGCAATCCGGCCGTCGTCGTCGTGATGGATGCCCCAGCCGTACCGCTTACCCAGCGGAGAGGCTCGCATGCAGGCCTGGTCTTTGGCGAAGAACGCCTCCCGCGCGGCGGTGCGATCCTCGAAGGGTATGGATTGGCGGGTCGCATACACCTCAAACAGCACATCGTCGCTGGTGAACTCGTAAGGATGTGCTGAGATGAGCGCGTACTGCAACGCCGCCACGGTCAGAGCCTTGCCGCTGACAGGCGGTGCACTCGCCGTCTCGACCGGGCAGTCGTCTGCAACCTGGATGAAAGTGCCGGTGTAGTTCGTGCTTCCCACATCTCCAATTTCGCCCGAGTGGGCGAGCCCGCAATAGCAAAAAAGCGACAGCTTGGCGAGGCCGCCTGGGAGGATGGTGGCCGTGACCGTCAGCCGTGATGCGCGTGAGCGCTCGATCACCGACTCAGAGCGATCCGGTGTGCTCTATCCGGATCGGCTGGCACGATATGCCGCGAGTTGGATCGCACCCGATCCGGCCGTGTCGGCGGTGGTCGATCAGTACTGGCATGTCTCGTGGGCACTGGATGAGGGCGAACGGTTGGATCAGCCGATCATCGACTTGCCCGCGGTGAACGTGACCGTCGAGGAGGGCGATGTGCCTGCACCGCTTGTGGTCACCGGGGTGCATGGTCGTGCGTGGCGACGCATCATCCAGGGCACCGGGCAGGTATTCGCGATCCGGCTACGGCCGGCAGGGCTGGCTGTGCTCAGCGATCTCGCCCCGCCGCACGTGGCCGATGCCACAGTACCGCTCACCGCCATGCTCGACTCTCGCCTGCATACGCTCATGCGCACCATCGCCGCCGGTTCCGACCCCGGCGAACGCGCACGAGCGGCAGACCGCGCGATCGCAGGCGTTCTTATGAAGCACGCACCGACACCGGCGGGATTGCTCGCGAACGAGGTGTTGGACGAGTTGCGGGATCGCATCCACCGGAGAATCGGCCCGACGCTTGCTGAGCGTTTCGCGCGGAGCGAGCGGACTATTCAGCGCGCCTGCATCGACACGCTGGGGCATGGGCCGAAGTGGTTGAGCCGTCGTATCCGCCTCCAGGAAGTCGCCCTCACCCTGGCTACCCGGCCCGATGACGATCTCGCGGCTATCGCTGCAGATCTTGGCTACACCGATCAGTCTCACCTCACACGCGATCTCCGAGCTGCCACCGGCATCACCCCCGATGCCTATCGCCGAGCCCTCCACGACTTGACGACCTGATCCCAGGCTCCTACGCGGCCGACCTGATCAGACATCAGCTCTGTTGTCCTCTGAACCCCAATAGCCCCGGGCTGGCCCACGCCGTGACCGGAAACACGAAAGGCCGGGTCGTGATCGACCCGGCCTTTCGACAACGCGTGCGCGAGGGGGGACTTGAACCCCCACGCCCGTTAGGGCACTAGCACCTCAAGCTAGCGCGTCTGCCATTTCCGCCACCCGCGCGTTGTCTCGGCCCGTGATCGCTCAGCGGGCCGTAGAAGACATTAGCACGGTTTGCGAGAGCCATTTCACCACTGCGGGACGCCCGACAGCGGCCCTGGACGCGCACGATAGCGTGGAGCACATGGCCGAGGCATCCGTCACCGAGACCCCCGCGATCGAGCTGTCCGAGACCGCGATCATCGCACGCGATCTCATCCGTCTCGACACCGTGAACTTCGGCGAGGGGCGCTCAAATGGCGAGCGCGAGGCCGCCGAGTATGTCGAGGCGCGGCTGCGCACGCTCGGTCTGGCGCCCGAGCTCTTCGAATCCGCCCCCGGCCGAGCGAGCGTGGTCGCACGCGTGCCCGGCCGGAACCCCGAGAAGCCCGCGCTGGTGCTGCACGGGCACCTCGACGTCGTCCCCGCCGACCCGCGAAAATGGACCGTCGACCCGTTCGGCGGCGAGATCAAGGACGGCATGCTCTGGGGTCGCGGCGCCGTCGACATGAAGGACATGGACGCCATGATCCTGACCGCGCTCGGCGACGTGCTCGACGGCGGCGGCCAGCCCGAGCGTGACCTCGTCGTGGCGTTCTTCGCCGACGAGGAGGCCGGCGGTCAGTTCGGCGCGAGCTGGCTCGTCGACACGCACCCCGAACTCTTCGCCGGCGCGACCGAGGCGATCAGCGAGGTCGGCGGGTACTCGATCGAGGTCGGCGGGCAACGCGCGTACCTGCTGCAGACGGGGGAGAAGTCCCTGCTCTGGATCCGGCTCGTGGCGCACGGTGTCGCCGCGCACGGCTCCCGGCTCATCCGAGAGAACGCCATCACTCGGCTCGCCGCCGCGATCGCGCGGCTCGGCGAGCGCGAGTGGCCGCTGCGGCTCACCGACACGACCGAGGAGCTGCTCGGCGAGATCGCGCGGGTGCTCGGCGTGGATCCGGCAGAGACGGCACCCGACGAGCTGGCCCTCGCGGCCGGCTCCGCCTCCGGATTCATCACCGCGACGCTGCGCACCACGGCCAATCCCACCGGGCTCACCGCCGGGTACAAGCACAATGTGATCCCCGACCGGGCCGAGGCGCTCGTCGACATCCGCACGCTGCCAGGCGAAGAGGACGCGGTGCTCGCCGAGGTGCAGCGCCTCGTCGGCGACGACATCGAGATCGAGATCGTGCACCGCGACGTCGGCCTCGAGTCGCCCACGTCCGGCCCGCTCGTCGACGCCGTGCGCCGCTCGCTGCAGGCCCACGATCCGGGCGCACCGGTCTTCCCGTACCTGCTCTCGGGCGGCACCGACAACAAGTCGCTCAGCCGCCTCGGCATCCGCGGGTACGGCTTCGCGCCGTTGCGCCTGCCGAGCGACCTCGACTTCCCGGCGCTCTTCCACGGGGTTGACGAGCGTGTGCCGCTCGACGCGCTAACCTTCGGTAGTCGGGTCCTTCGGGATCTGCTTCGCGACTACTGACCCACGAACCAGCAGACCAGAGCAGGTCTCATTCCGTGCACCTCGTTCCCGCAGCCGCCTGCGGGGCGGAAGGAGGACCCTCACGTGCTCGAAGCGCTCATCCTCGGCCTCGTCCAGGGCCTGACGGAGTTCCTGCCGATCTCGTCGAGCGCGCACCTGCGCATCCTCGGCGAGTTCCTGCCGGGCGCGCAGGACCCGGGTGCGGCGTTCACCGCGATCACCCAGATCGGCACCGAAGCGGCCGTCGTGGTGTTCTTCTGGCGCGACATCGTGCGGATCGTCTCGCACTGGTTCGGGTCGTTCACGGGCCGCGTGCCCCGGAACGATCCAGACGCGCGCATGGGATGGCTGATCATCGTCGGCTCGGTGCCGATCGTCGTGCTCGGGCTGCTGTTCCAGGACGAGATCGAGACCACGTTCCGGTCGCTCTGGATCGTCGCGACCATGCTCATCGTCTTCGGCATCATCCTCGGCCTCGCCGACTGGGCCGGCAGCAAGGTCCGCAAGCTCGACCAGCTGACGGTCGGCCACGGCGTCGTGTTCGGCTTCGCGCAGGCACTCGCTCTGATCCCCGGCGTCTCCCGGTCGGGCGGCACGATCACCGCCGGCCTGCTGATGGGCT is a genomic window of Agromyces protaetiae containing:
- a CDS encoding M20/M25/M40 family metallo-hydrolase, which produces MAEASVTETPAIELSETAIIARDLIRLDTVNFGEGRSNGEREAAEYVEARLRTLGLAPELFESAPGRASVVARVPGRNPEKPALVLHGHLDVVPADPRKWTVDPFGGEIKDGMLWGRGAVDMKDMDAMILTALGDVLDGGGQPERDLVVAFFADEEAGGQFGASWLVDTHPELFAGATEAISEVGGYSIEVGGQRAYLLQTGEKSLLWIRLVAHGVAAHGSRLIRENAITRLAAAIARLGEREWPLRLTDTTEELLGEIARVLGVDPAETAPDELALAAGSASGFITATLRTTANPTGLTAGYKHNVIPDRAEALVDIRTLPGEEDAVLAEVQRLVGDDIEIEIVHRDVGLESPTSGPLVDAVRRSLQAHDPGAPVFPYLLSGGTDNKSLSRLGIRGYGFAPLRLPSDLDFPALFHGVDERVPLDALTFGSRVLRDLLRDY
- a CDS encoding DUF6157 family protein, whose translation is MGSTNYTGTFIQVADDCPVETASAPPVSGKALTVAALQYALISAHPYEFTSDDVLFEVYATRQSIPFEDRTAAREAFFAKDQACMRASPLGKRYGWGIHHDDDGRIALVPLGSDEYRSFAADSSKKQLKAMRSKRA
- a CDS encoding undecaprenyl-diphosphate phosphatase, whose product is MLEALILGLVQGLTEFLPISSSAHLRILGEFLPGAQDPGAAFTAITQIGTEAAVVVFFWRDIVRIVSHWFGSFTGRVPRNDPDARMGWLIIVGSVPIVVLGLLFQDEIETTFRSLWIVATMLIVFGIILGLADWAGSKVRKLDQLTVGHGVVFGFAQALALIPGVSRSGGTITAGLLMGYERPAAARYAFLLAIPAVFGSGFYQVFKSIGEPSVYGPIETAAATLVAFVVGLVVIAFFMNYISKRSFLPFVIYRIVLGGVIMWLLAAGVIQP
- a CDS encoding helix-turn-helix domain-containing protein, translated to MTVSRDARERSITDSERSGVLYPDRLARYAASWIAPDPAVSAVVDQYWHVSWALDEGERLDQPIIDLPAVNVTVEEGDVPAPLVVTGVHGRAWRRIIQGTGQVFAIRLRPAGLAVLSDLAPPHVADATVPLTAMLDSRLHTLMRTIAAGSDPGERARAADRAIAGVLMKHAPTPAGLLANEVLDELRDRIHRRIGPTLAERFARSERTIQRACIDTLGHGPKWLSRRIRLQEVALTLATRPDDDLAAIAADLGYTDQSHLTRDLRAATGITPDAYRRALHDLTT